A window from Halomicrobium urmianum encodes these proteins:
- a CDS encoding ATP-binding protein, which produces MNLLLAAASGWGKSWMCQATTEENLDEYDAVCLLDYKDEYRGLVKGGMAKHWIAGPVERDQWTGDHYRQLLEQNGNVVLARHSHMSEEDWRQVCAQAVQAGRRSSLNILWVIDEAHFVAPQRGGLLDPIKGLATTGRGEGQSAAWITQRLSEINETILAQCTARQLGGFESDQDLSKLAGVVEYPEEVHRSGGHKVVNLPDDLADDDGPISVRKWKDDSGAVTGSEWIYSDDSGARERINSADVEMTSEHVGAPGKEIHIPS; this is translated from the coding sequence GTGAACCTGCTACTGGCAGCCGCGAGCGGCTGGGGCAAGTCGTGGATGTGCCAGGCGACGACCGAGGAGAATCTGGACGAGTACGACGCTGTGTGCCTGCTCGACTACAAGGACGAGTACCGGGGACTCGTCAAGGGCGGCATGGCGAAGCACTGGATCGCCGGGCCGGTCGAGCGCGACCAGTGGACCGGCGACCACTACCGGCAACTGCTGGAGCAGAACGGCAACGTGGTCCTGGCCCGCCACTCTCACATGAGCGAGGAGGACTGGCGTCAGGTGTGCGCTCAGGCGGTTCAGGCCGGCCGACGCTCGTCTCTAAACATCCTGTGGGTGATAGACGAGGCTCACTTTGTTGCGCCCCAGCGCGGCGGCCTGCTCGACCCGATCAAGGGGCTGGCGACGACCGGACGCGGTGAGGGACAGTCCGCCGCCTGGATCACGCAACGCCTGAGCGAGATCAACGAGACGATCCTGGCGCAGTGCACCGCCCGTCAACTCGGCGGCTTCGAGTCCGATCAGGACCTCTCGAAACTTGCGGGAGTGGTCGAGTACCCCGAGGAGGTGCACCGCTCCGGGGGTCACAAGGTGGTCAACCTGCCCGACGATCTAGCCGACGACGACGGCCCCATCTCCGTCCGGAAGTGGAAGGACGACAGCGGGGCCGTGACGGGCTCGGAGTGGATTTACTCGGATGACTCTGGAGCCCGTGAGCGGATCAACTCGGCGGACGTCGAGATGACGAGCGAGCACGTCGGAGCGCCCGGCAAAGAGATCCACATCCCCTCCTGA
- a CDS encoding HalOD1 output domain-containing protein codes for MTVADLPKIMDNALNWDPKLEAYCVNLDVVEDVSIGVAVVRSVAALEDTPATSLEPLQESIDPDALNALCQTGENTTKCRVRFQYQGYSITVVENDEIRLSPSDDIDVSSISIQEDR; via the coding sequence ATGACAGTTGCTGACCTTCCCAAAATCATGGACAACGCACTCAATTGGGACCCCAAACTTGAGGCGTACTGCGTCAACCTCGACGTGGTTGAGGATGTATCAATAGGTGTGGCTGTCGTTCGGAGCGTTGCAGCGCTCGAAGATACACCAGCCACCTCACTCGAACCACTTCAAGAGAGCATCGATCCCGATGCGCTCAATGCTCTCTGCCAGACTGGTGAGAATACAACTAAGTGTCGAGTTCGTTTCCAGTACCAGGGATACTCCATTACAGTCGTTGAGAACGATGAAATCCGACTTTCTCCCAGCGACGACATAGATGTTTCCAGTATCTCCATACAAGAGGACCGCTGA
- a CDS encoding tyrosine-type recombinase/integrase has product MNLEDYDDQDGMKVWLSEREVEQLLDQFEDTERRIAIALAVRCGLRSAEVLNVAPEHVVDTDAGTMLRVWSSAKTDKYRETPIPPNLATTIRTVGDVREAPKDAPVVDASTRTLRRWIADATETLREETGEPGWQYVGMHDLRRTWATSLRSADVDAMVVCDWGGWDDLDTFLDHYRGTHTPEAQLREREKVDWL; this is encoded by the coding sequence ATGAATTTAGAAGACTACGATGATCAAGACGGCATGAAGGTGTGGCTCTCCGAGCGAGAGGTTGAGCAACTGCTGGATCAGTTTGAGGATACCGAGCGACGTATCGCTATCGCGCTGGCCGTCCGTTGCGGGCTGCGGTCCGCCGAGGTGCTGAACGTCGCACCTGAGCACGTCGTCGACACCGACGCGGGTACAATGCTCCGTGTGTGGTCAAGCGCGAAGACCGACAAGTACCGCGAGACGCCGATCCCGCCGAACCTCGCCACGACCATCCGCACGGTCGGGGACGTCCGAGAGGCACCGAAAGACGCGCCTGTAGTCGACGCCTCGACGCGAACGCTCCGGCGGTGGATAGCCGACGCAACCGAGACGCTACGCGAGGAGACCGGCGAGCCCGGCTGGCAGTACGTCGGGATGCATGATCTCCGACGGACCTGGGCGACCTCGCTACGGAGCGCCGACGTCGACGCGATGGTAGTCTGCGACTGGGGCGGTTGGGACGATCTCGATACTTTCCTTGATCACTACCGCGGGACCCACACGCCCGAGGCCCAGCTGCGAGAGCGTGAGAAAGTCGACTGGCTCTAA
- a CDS encoding MarR family transcriptional regulator — MEDSGYVRYTRSYISQRCKKLVEYGLLQDLGNGVYTITERGERYLDGEIDTSEDAPDEIESPFGDGVDNGEGEEEA; from the coding sequence ATGGAAGACAGTGGGTATGTCCGATATACCCGGTCGTACATTTCACAGCGTTGTAAGAAGCTCGTCGAATACGGACTACTCCAAGATCTCGGGAATGGAGTCTATACCATCACAGAGCGTGGAGAGCGTTACTTGGACGGCGAGATCGACACGTCCGAAGACGCTCCCGACGAGATTGAATCGCCGTTTGGGGATGGGGTGGACAACGGGGAGGGAGAAGAAGAGGCCTGA
- a CDS encoding CopG family transcriptional regulator: MDERIAEEAEEHGMTYSQYLRHIIREHEATPFECNDPVLCVDENGEKSQNEGAA; this comes from the coding sequence ATGGACGAGAGAATCGCTGAAGAAGCCGAAGAACACGGAATGACCTATTCGCAGTACCTACGCCACATCATCCGGGAGCACGAGGCTACTCCTTTCGAGTGCAACGATCCGGTGCTGTGTGTGGACGAGAACGGCGAGAAGTCTCAGAACGAGGGGGCCGCCTAA
- a CDS encoding tyrosine-type recombinase/integrase, which translates to MTAEQAPDLSPREARDRYLDHRKVEAADASVKSWKYRLKHFVEWAEEQQIESMGDLTGWYLDEYETFRRGHDVSPSTLNGEMQTLKNWLEYLARIDVVPESLPEKVHVPSIPDGEESNDEMLDPEDARVLLQTLRSDPDHYGTVKHALLELLWFTGARIGAIRGLDLRDYHSDERFVVFHHRPESDTPLKNDSNGERAVGLPEVVCEVLDYYIKHHREGSHDDAGRKPLFTTTQGRASENTLRVWTYLATQPCLHSPCPHGKERETCEHLHIHEASKCPSSLSPHRVRTGSITWQRDCNLPAEIVSERVNATLEVIESYYDQATERERLEKRRRPYIDYLDLDPEGEA; encoded by the coding sequence GTGACCGCAGAGCAAGCACCCGACCTCTCCCCGCGCGAGGCCCGAGATCGCTACCTGGACCACCGGAAGGTCGAGGCCGCCGATGCGTCGGTCAAGTCGTGGAAGTACCGGCTGAAGCACTTCGTCGAGTGGGCTGAAGAGCAGCAGATCGAGTCGATGGGCGACCTAACCGGCTGGTATCTCGACGAGTACGAGACCTTCCGGCGCGGCCACGATGTCTCGCCGTCCACGCTGAACGGCGAGATGCAGACGCTGAAGAACTGGCTGGAGTACCTGGCCCGGATCGACGTCGTACCGGAGAGTCTTCCCGAGAAGGTCCATGTTCCGTCGATCCCGGACGGCGAGGAGTCCAACGACGAGATGCTGGACCCAGAAGACGCTCGCGTGCTGCTCCAGACGCTCCGGAGCGACCCGGATCACTACGGGACGGTGAAGCACGCGCTCCTCGAGCTGCTATGGTTCACCGGTGCCCGTATCGGAGCCATCCGCGGGCTCGATCTCCGCGACTACCACAGTGATGAACGATTCGTAGTGTTCCACCACCGGCCGGAGTCCGACACGCCCCTGAAGAACGACAGCAACGGTGAGCGGGCCGTGGGGCTGCCGGAAGTGGTCTGCGAGGTGCTGGACTACTACATCAAGCACCACCGCGAGGGGAGCCACGACGATGCCGGTCGGAAGCCGTTGTTCACGACGACCCAGGGCCGGGCCAGTGAGAACACGCTTCGAGTGTGGACGTACCTCGCTACGCAGCCGTGCCTGCACAGCCCGTGTCCGCACGGGAAGGAGCGCGAGACGTGCGAGCACCTCCACATCCACGAGGCCAGCAAGTGCCCGTCGTCGCTGTCGCCCCACCGGGTTCGGACGGGGTCGATCACGTGGCAGCGGGACTGTAACTTGCCGGCGGAGATCGTCTCCGAACGGGTGAACGCCACGCTCGAAGTGATCGAATCGTACTACGACCAGGCGACCGAGCGCGAGCGGCTGGAGAAGCGCCGTCGCCCGTACATCGACTACCTCGACCTCGATCCAGAGGGTGAAGCATGA
- a CDS encoding IS6 family transposase produces MAEIARLNGSSDWIDLSFVERERTPEPAMMLGIRSHVAGLSLSNTVDLLEDLGVDRSRKAIHDWVQKADLQPEPGKSPNQIAIDETVIRINDQQFWLYAAGDPARNELLHIRLFSTTTTALTEIFLRELQQKHDIETAEFLVDGAQHLQTALQRAGLRFQISRHGNRNAIERIFRELKRRTSSFSNCFSHVEPETAENWLQSFARWHNASN; encoded by the coding sequence ATGGCAGAAATCGCCCGCCTCAACGGCAGTAGCGACTGGATAGATTTGAGTTTTGTGGAGCGCGAGCGGACACCCGAGCCGGCGATGATGCTGGGTATTCGATCGCACGTTGCGGGGCTATCGCTGTCGAATACCGTCGATTTGCTCGAGGACCTGGGTGTCGATCGGTCGCGGAAAGCGATCCACGATTGGGTGCAGAAAGCCGATTTACAGCCAGAACCAGGGAAATCGCCGAATCAGATCGCGATCGACGAAACGGTGATTCGGATCAACGATCAGCAATTCTGGCTGTACGCCGCCGGTGATCCTGCTAGAAACGAGCTGCTGCACATCCGGCTTTTTTCGACGACGACCACCGCTCTCACCGAAATATTTCTCCGCGAACTCCAGCAGAAACACGACATCGAAACAGCCGAATTTCTCGTTGATGGTGCCCAACACCTCCAAACTGCATTGCAACGAGCAGGCCTCCGATTTCAGATATCTCGCCACGGAAATCGGAATGCTATCGAACGGATTTTTCGAGAACTCAAGCGCCGAACCTCGTCGTTCTCGAATTGCTTCAGCCACGTCGAACCAGAAACAGCCGAAAACTGGCTCCAGAGTTTCGCTCGCTGGCACAATGCTTCTAACTAA
- a CDS encoding sensor histidine kinase, with amino-acid sequence MPEADVRPKFYTTVASWCFRAVGVMVGILLFIALVAELNDPANNFLILPALAAVAGFAAGRHDARAKTRAYTLERRNEALQQTQAELEQTVDRLEASEERYRTVTENFPNGAVMLLDEELRHTLVAGQGFEKVDISADDLRGERAADVYSEDALAVFEPNYRATLDGEPTTFEVEMQGRTFETRTHPLTDEEGVYAILTMTQDVTERKQRERELAKQARQQQVVADLGQLALETDDLDELMREASRQVADVLDTDYCEVFDLDDDGETLLLRQGVGWDAGLVGETTVSAVEADSQAAYTLENDSPTVVEDVETDGRFGGIGLQTDHGVHSGISTVVGPFDEPWGILGTHDADTGTFTDEDVSFVQSVANILAEAIERRQYQSELEGLVADLEESNERLEQFAYAASHDLQEPLRMVSTYLQLVERRYEDELDDEGREFLGFAVDGADRMRAMIDGLLEYSRVETAADPLEPVDLEAVLEDAREDLQVAIEASDATITVASLPRVEGDAHQLRQVFQNLLENAIEYSGDDPPAVHVSAERDGGRWTVTVRDEGIGIDPADQDRVFDVFERAHGRAEGAGTGIGLALCERIVERHGGDVWLDSEPGGGTAVSFTLPAVDE; translated from the coding sequence CTGCCGGAGGCCGACGTCCGCCCGAAGTTCTACACGACCGTCGCTAGCTGGTGTTTCCGCGCCGTCGGGGTGATGGTCGGCATCCTCCTTTTCATCGCGCTCGTCGCCGAGCTCAACGACCCGGCGAACAACTTCCTCATCCTGCCGGCACTGGCCGCCGTGGCCGGCTTCGCCGCGGGCAGGCACGACGCCCGGGCGAAGACGCGTGCATACACGCTCGAACGGCGCAACGAGGCGCTACAGCAGACCCAGGCGGAGCTGGAGCAGACGGTCGACCGGCTCGAGGCGTCGGAGGAGCGATACCGAACCGTGACGGAGAACTTCCCGAACGGTGCGGTCATGCTCCTGGACGAGGAGCTGCGGCACACGCTCGTCGCGGGCCAGGGGTTCGAGAAGGTCGACATCAGCGCCGACGATCTGCGGGGCGAGCGAGCGGCGGACGTCTACTCGGAGGACGCCCTCGCGGTCTTCGAGCCGAACTACCGCGCGACGCTCGACGGCGAGCCGACGACGTTCGAGGTGGAGATGCAGGGGCGGACGTTCGAGACTCGGACGCATCCGCTGACCGACGAGGAGGGGGTCTACGCCATCCTGACGATGACTCAGGACGTCACCGAGCGCAAGCAGCGCGAGCGGGAGCTCGCGAAGCAGGCACGTCAGCAGCAGGTCGTGGCCGACCTCGGGCAGCTCGCGCTCGAAACCGACGACCTCGACGAGCTCATGCGGGAGGCGAGCCGGCAGGTGGCGGACGTCCTCGACACCGACTACTGCGAGGTGTTCGATCTCGACGACGACGGCGAGACGCTCCTGCTTCGACAGGGCGTCGGCTGGGACGCCGGCCTCGTCGGGGAGACGACGGTGTCCGCCGTCGAGGCGGACTCGCAGGCCGCGTACACCCTCGAGAACGATTCCCCGACCGTCGTGGAGGACGTCGAGACGGACGGGCGGTTCGGCGGTATCGGTCTGCAGACGGACCACGGCGTCCACAGCGGCATCAGCACCGTCGTCGGGCCGTTCGACGAGCCGTGGGGCATCCTGGGGACGCACGACGCCGACACCGGGACCTTCACCGACGAGGACGTCTCCTTCGTCCAGAGCGTCGCGAACATCCTCGCGGAGGCCATCGAGCGCCGGCAGTACCAGTCGGAGCTCGAAGGGCTGGTCGCCGACCTCGAGGAGTCAAACGAGCGACTGGAGCAGTTCGCGTACGCGGCCTCACACGACCTGCAGGAACCCCTTCGGATGGTCTCGACGTATCTCCAGCTCGTCGAGCGGCGCTACGAGGACGAACTCGACGACGAGGGACGGGAGTTCCTCGGGTTCGCCGTCGACGGCGCAGACAGGATGCGAGCGATGATCGACGGGCTGCTGGAGTACTCTCGCGTCGAGACGGCGGCCGATCCGCTGGAGCCGGTCGATCTGGAGGCCGTCCTCGAAGACGCTCGCGAGGACCTCCAGGTGGCGATCGAGGCCAGCGACGCGACGATCACCGTGGCCTCGCTGCCGCGCGTCGAGGGGGACGCACACCAGTTGCGACAGGTGTTCCAGAACCTGCTCGAGAACGCGATCGAGTACAGCGGCGACGATCCGCCGGCCGTGCACGTCTCCGCGGAGCGGGACGGCGGTCGCTGGACGGTGACGGTACGGGACGAAGGCATCGGGATCGATCCGGCCGATCAGGACAGGGTGTTCGACGTCTTCGAGCGGGCGCACGGCCGCGCCGAGGGCGCTGGCACCGGGATCGGACTCGCGCTCTGCGAGCGGATCGTCGAACGCCACGGCGGCGACGTCTGGCTCGACTCCGAGCCGGGCGGGGGAACGGCGGTCTCGTTCACGCTCCCGGCGGTCGACGAGTAG
- a CDS encoding SDR family NAD(P)-dependent oxidoreductase — translation MGDTAFDFADDTVIVTGGSSGIGRATALRFGEAGATVIVADVRREPKDVDAEEPTDALVEQRSGTAEYVETDVSDPDQVAAVVEAAREFGGVDVMVNNAGLFAEGSITELDVDDLDAMLGVNVRGVFAGTKVAARDMLDRDEPGAIVNTASISSSFAQYGQVGYDATKGAVRMLTRGAALELAETGIRVNAVAPGQIATEFNEGWTEEAQESSRGDGFLKDIPMERAGHPEDVAPAICYLASDAAGYTTGELLHVDGGWHTC, via the coding sequence ATGGGAGACACAGCCTTCGACTTCGCCGACGACACCGTTATCGTGACAGGCGGTAGCTCCGGCATCGGCCGGGCGACGGCGCTGCGGTTCGGCGAGGCCGGCGCGACCGTGATCGTCGCCGACGTTCGCCGCGAGCCCAAGGACGTCGACGCCGAGGAGCCCACGGACGCCCTGGTCGAACAGCGCAGCGGCACCGCCGAGTACGTCGAGACCGACGTCTCCGACCCCGACCAGGTCGCCGCCGTCGTCGAGGCCGCCCGCGAGTTCGGCGGCGTCGACGTCATGGTCAACAACGCCGGCCTGTTCGCGGAGGGGTCGATCACCGAACTGGACGTCGACGACCTCGACGCCATGCTCGGCGTCAACGTCCGCGGCGTGTTCGCCGGCACCAAGGTCGCCGCGCGGGACATGCTCGACCGCGACGAACCGGGCGCGATCGTCAACACCGCCTCCATCAGCTCCTCGTTCGCCCAGTACGGCCAGGTGGGCTACGACGCCACCAAGGGCGCCGTGCGCATGCTCACCCGCGGGGCCGCCCTCGAACTCGCCGAGACCGGCATCCGCGTCAACGCCGTCGCGCCCGGACAGATCGCCACCGAGTTCAACGAGGGCTGGACCGAGGAGGCTCAGGAGTCCAGCCGGGGCGACGGCTTCCTCAAGGACATCCCCATGGAGCGGGCCGGTCACCCCGAAGACGTGGCGCCGGCGATCTGCTACCTGGCCAGCGACGCCGCCGGCTACACCACCGGCGAACTCCTCCACGTCGACGGCGGCTGGCACACCTGCTGA
- the ilvD gene encoding dihydroxy-acid dehydratase yields the protein MSKQERRERRKDPDLPSNEVTEGTDRAPHRAMFRAMGYDDEDLSSPMVGVANPAADITPCNVHLDDVAQDAYDGVDESGGMPIEFGTITISDAISMGTEGMKASLISREVIADSVELVSFGERMDGLVVIGGCDKNMPGMMMAAIRTDLPSVFLYGGSIMPGEHDGREVTIQNVFEGVGAVAEGEMSEEELDEMERHACPGAGSCGGMFTANTMASISETIGFAPLGSASPPAEDEDRYEVARETGELAVEVVEERRRPSDFLTRESFENAIALQVAVGGSTNAVLHLLAMAAEADVELDIEDFNEISRRTPKIADLQPGGEKVMNDLHEVGGVPVVLRELLEADMLHGDAELVTGETMAEAVERVDPPAVEDLDADFLNTVDDPIHERGAIRILTGNLAPGGAVIKITGEDHLHHEGPVRVFENEEDAMAYVQEGNVESGDAICIRNEGPQGGPGMREMLGVTSAVAGQGHAEDVALLTDGRFSGATRGFSIGHVAPEAAVGGPIAALRDGDTLTIDIDELELSVDLTEEEIEQRIEERDEPEPQYTSGVLAKYGSDFGSAENGAVTNPGAKQD from the coding sequence ATGAGCAAGCAGGAGCGTCGGGAGCGCCGGAAGGACCCCGACCTGCCGAGCAACGAGGTCACGGAAGGAACGGATCGGGCCCCGCACCGGGCGATGTTCCGGGCGATGGGTTACGACGACGAGGACCTGTCATCGCCGATGGTAGGCGTCGCCAACCCGGCAGCCGACATCACGCCGTGTAACGTCCACCTCGACGACGTCGCCCAGGACGCCTATGACGGCGTCGACGAGAGCGGCGGGATGCCGATCGAGTTCGGGACGATCACCATCTCCGACGCCATCTCGATGGGCACGGAGGGGATGAAGGCCTCGCTGATCTCCCGGGAGGTCATCGCCGACTCCGTCGAGCTCGTCTCCTTCGGCGAGCGCATGGACGGCCTGGTCGTCATCGGAGGGTGCGACAAGAACATGCCCGGCATGATGATGGCCGCCATCCGGACGGACCTGCCGAGCGTCTTCCTCTACGGCGGGTCGATCATGCCCGGCGAGCACGACGGCCGGGAGGTCACTATCCAGAACGTCTTCGAGGGCGTCGGCGCCGTCGCCGAGGGCGAGATGAGCGAGGAGGAGCTCGACGAGATGGAGCGCCACGCCTGCCCCGGCGCGGGCTCCTGCGGCGGGATGTTCACCGCGAACACGATGGCCTCCATCTCGGAGACCATCGGGTTCGCCCCGCTGGGTTCGGCCTCGCCGCCAGCGGAGGACGAGGACCGCTACGAGGTCGCCCGCGAGACCGGCGAACTCGCCGTCGAGGTCGTCGAGGAGCGCCGCCGCCCCTCCGACTTCCTCACCCGGGAGTCCTTCGAGAACGCCATCGCCCTGCAGGTCGCGGTCGGCGGGTCGACCAACGCCGTCCTCCACCTGCTCGCGATGGCCGCCGAGGCCGACGTCGAACTGGACATCGAGGACTTCAACGAGATCAGCCGGCGGACGCCGAAGATCGCCGACCTCCAGCCCGGCGGCGAGAAGGTGATGAACGACCTCCACGAGGTCGGCGGCGTCCCCGTCGTCCTCCGGGAACTGCTCGAGGCCGACATGCTGCACGGCGACGCCGAGCTGGTCACCGGCGAGACCATGGCCGAAGCCGTCGAGCGCGTCGACCCGCCGGCCGTCGAGGACCTCGACGCCGACTTCCTCAACACCGTCGACGACCCGATCCACGAGCGCGGCGCCATCCGCATCCTCACCGGCAACCTCGCGCCCGGCGGCGCCGTCATCAAGATCACCGGCGAGGACCACCTCCACCACGAGGGCCCCGTCCGGGTCTTCGAGAACGAGGAGGACGCCATGGCGTACGTCCAGGAGGGCAACGTCGAGTCCGGCGACGCCATCTGCATCCGCAACGAGGGACCGCAGGGCGGCCCCGGTATGCGCGAGATGCTCGGCGTCACCTCCGCCGTCGCCGGCCAGGGACACGCCGAAGACGTCGCGCTGTTGACCGACGGCCGCTTCTCCGGCGCCACGCGCGGGTTCTCCATCGGTCACGTCGCCCCCGAGGCCGCCGTCGGCGGCCCCATCGCGGCGCTACGGGACGGCGATACCCTCACCATCGACATCGACGAACTGGAGCTGTCCGTCGACCTCACCGAGGAGGAAATCGAGCAGCGCATCGAGGAGCGCGACGAGCCCGAACCCCAGTACACCAGCGGCGTGCTGGCCAAGTACGGCAGCGACTTCGGCTCCGCCGAGAACGGCGCGGTCACGAACCCGGGCGCCAAGCAGGACTGA